In one Streptomyces sp. NBC_01241 genomic region, the following are encoded:
- a CDS encoding ABC transporter permease codes for MKGGGRRKLTLPVVLLIVAGGLALVSLVRLISGANDVTSVGQVAGALELAVPIGLAGLGGLWAERAGVVNIGLEGMMILGTWFGAWAGFQWGPWVGVLFGILGGALGGLLHAIITVTFGVNHIVSGVAINILAVGLTRYLSNFAFDGVEGGSSKQSPRIEAIDRITIPGLSDWLIDLQQRHWFLVSDIAGVVGGLITNLSWLTVVALLLIPGTWWVLWRTSFGLRLRSCGESPVAAESLGVNVYKYKYIAVMVSGGMAGLAGAFLAIVSTGIYQESQTGGRGYIGLAAMIFGNWMPGGMALGAGLFGFTDSLKLRGGAENVHAMLLLLAILLVVVVLWKLYQKKYLTAVISAAVSALLFTWYALTDQVPSQFVDAAPYVTTLLVLALSAQRLRMPKADGLVYRKGQGK; via the coding sequence ATGAAGGGCGGCGGTCGCCGCAAGCTCACCCTGCCCGTCGTCCTGTTGATCGTCGCGGGCGGGCTCGCCCTGGTCTCGCTGGTCCGCCTGATCAGCGGCGCCAACGACGTGACCTCCGTGGGCCAGGTCGCCGGTGCCCTCGAACTGGCCGTCCCGATCGGGCTGGCCGGGCTCGGCGGTCTGTGGGCGGAGCGCGCGGGTGTCGTCAACATCGGCCTCGAAGGCATGATGATCCTGGGCACCTGGTTCGGCGCCTGGGCCGGATTCCAGTGGGGCCCCTGGGTGGGTGTCCTGTTCGGCATCCTCGGCGGCGCCCTCGGCGGGCTGCTGCACGCGATCATCACCGTCACCTTCGGGGTGAACCACATCGTCTCCGGTGTGGCCATCAACATCCTTGCCGTCGGGCTCACCCGCTACCTCTCCAACTTCGCCTTCGACGGCGTCGAGGGAGGTTCCTCCAAGCAGTCCCCACGGATCGAGGCGATCGACCGGATCACCATTCCGGGCCTGTCGGACTGGCTGATCGATCTCCAGCAGAGACACTGGTTCCTCGTCTCCGACATCGCCGGAGTCGTCGGTGGTCTGATCACCAACCTGTCCTGGCTGACCGTGGTCGCGCTGCTGCTGATCCCCGGCACCTGGTGGGTGCTGTGGCGCACCTCGTTCGGCCTGCGGCTGCGTTCCTGCGGCGAGAGCCCGGTGGCCGCCGAGTCGCTCGGCGTCAACGTGTACAAGTACAAGTACATCGCCGTCATGGTGTCCGGCGGCATGGCCGGACTCGCCGGTGCCTTCCTCGCGATCGTCTCCACCGGCATCTACCAGGAGAGCCAGACCGGCGGCCGCGGTTACATCGGTCTCGCCGCGATGATCTTCGGCAACTGGATGCCGGGCGGCATGGCGCTGGGCGCCGGCCTCTTCGGCTTCACCGACAGCCTCAAGCTGCGCGGCGGCGCCGAGAACGTGCACGCGATGCTGCTGCTGCTGGCGATCCTGCTGGTGGTCGTGGTGCTCTGGAAGCTGTACCAGAAGAAGTACCTGACCGCGGTGATCTCGGCAGCCGTCTCCGCGCTGCTCTTCACCTGGTATGCGCTGACGGACCAGGTGCCGAGCCAGTTCGTCGACGCGGCCCCGTACGTCACGACGCTGCTCGTGCTGGCGCTCTCCGCGCAACGGCTGCGCATGCCGAAGGCGGACGGCCTCGTCTACCGCAAGGGCCAGGGCAAGTGA
- a CDS encoding amidohydrolase, translating into MSRDSDAQLPGDEVLSGTLPEALRAELIAFRRDLHMHPELGNQEFRTTAAIKARLEKAGLAPRVLDTGTGLVCDVGGSDGDPRPVLALRADIDALPIPDTKAGIPYRSTVPDRAHACGHDIHTTAVLGAGLVLAELDRQGLLPRPVRLIFQPAEEVLPGGAPDTIESGALEGVGRIIGVHCDPKVDVGRIGLRAGAITSACDRLEVSLDGPGGHTARPHLTTDLVTAAAKVATEVPALLARRVDARAGLAVTWGRLEAGHACNVIPQHAELSGTVRCLDLAAWREAPDLVHAAIDEVAGMYGAKTVINYVRGVPPVVNDAIMIDLLARAMTARRGSHAIEDTEQSLGGEDFSWYLERVPGAMARLGVRTPGDTARLDLHRGDFDADEEAITVAVELFTACALLDGNHL; encoded by the coding sequence ATGTCCCGCGATTCCGATGCCCAGCTGCCCGGGGATGAGGTGCTGTCCGGCACCCTGCCCGAGGCCTTGCGTGCCGAGCTGATCGCCTTCCGGCGTGACTTGCACATGCACCCCGAGCTGGGCAACCAGGAGTTCCGTACCACCGCGGCCATCAAGGCCAGGCTGGAGAAGGCGGGGCTGGCGCCTCGGGTGCTGGACACGGGGACCGGGCTCGTCTGTGACGTGGGCGGGAGCGACGGCGACCCGCGGCCCGTGCTCGCCCTGCGCGCGGACATCGACGCCCTGCCCATCCCGGACACCAAGGCCGGCATCCCGTACCGCTCCACCGTCCCCGACCGCGCACATGCCTGCGGGCACGACATCCACACCACCGCGGTCCTCGGCGCCGGTCTCGTGCTCGCCGAGCTCGACCGGCAGGGGCTGCTGCCGCGGCCGGTGCGGCTGATCTTCCAGCCGGCCGAGGAAGTGCTGCCCGGCGGGGCGCCCGACACGATCGAGTCCGGGGCGCTGGAGGGGGTCGGGCGGATCATCGGGGTGCACTGCGATCCGAAGGTGGACGTGGGGCGGATCGGGCTGCGGGCCGGGGCGATCACCTCGGCCTGCGACCGGCTGGAGGTCAGCCTCGACGGCCCCGGCGGGCACACCGCCCGGCCGCATCTGACCACCGACCTCGTCACCGCCGCCGCCAAGGTCGCCACCGAGGTGCCCGCGCTGCTGGCCCGCCGGGTCGACGCACGGGCCGGGCTCGCCGTCACCTGGGGCCGGCTGGAGGCCGGGCACGCCTGCAACGTGATCCCGCAGCACGCCGAGCTCTCCGGCACCGTGCGCTGTCTGGACCTGGCGGCCTGGCGGGAGGCGCCGGACCTGGTGCACGCGGCGATCGACGAGGTGGCCGGGATGTACGGCGCCAAGACGGTGATCAACTACGTCCGCGGCGTCCCGCCCGTCGTGAACGACGCCATCATGATCGATCTGCTCGCGAGGGCGATGACCGCACGCCGCGGTTCGCATGCGATCGAGGACACCGAGCAGAGCCTCGGCGGCGAGGACTTCTCCTGGTACCTGGAACGCGTCCCGGGAGCCATGGCCCGGCTCGGGGTCCGCACGCCCGGCGACACTGCCCGGCTCGACCTGCATCGTGGTGATTTCGACGCCGACGAGGAGGCGATCACGGTGGCCGTGGAGCTCTTCACCGCCTGCGCGTTGCTGGACGGCAACCATCTGTAA
- a CDS encoding ABC transporter permease produces the protein MKKFDKDRLILGFAGPVLALVVAFALTTVVLLASGKNPFEPYSLMFDSATYADVQVLIINQAGTYYLAALAVAIGFRMNLFNIGVDGQYRLAAMMAALVGASVHLPGALQIALIVIVAMLVGAFWAGIAGFLKTTRGVSEVVSTIMLNSIATALIAWLILPKNFGEQPAGSNNLTTGDIPESAWFPGLSMGADAGEIYGFTFVAAACGVVYWFVLNRTRFGFDLRATGESESAAQASGVDAKKMVLTSMLISGAVAGLAGMPTLLGDTHTYSLDFPTGIGFTGITIALLGRNNPIGIAFSALLIAFLDKTSASLDQFGYEKEIATIMQGLIVISVVVSYELVRRYGTRRQQQKVGEELAAGHALTTEKEAAL, from the coding sequence ATGAAGAAATTCGACAAGGACCGGCTGATTCTGGGCTTCGCCGGCCCCGTTCTCGCCCTGGTCGTCGCCTTCGCGCTCACCACCGTGGTGCTGCTCGCCTCGGGCAAGAACCCGTTCGAGCCGTACAGCCTGATGTTCGACTCGGCGACGTACGCCGACGTACAGGTACTGATCATCAACCAGGCCGGTACGTACTACCTCGCCGCCCTCGCGGTCGCCATCGGCTTCCGCATGAACCTCTTCAACATCGGCGTCGACGGCCAGTACCGGCTCGCCGCGATGATGGCCGCGCTGGTCGGCGCGAGCGTCCATCTGCCGGGGGCGCTGCAGATCGCGCTGATCGTGATCGTCGCGATGCTGGTCGGCGCCTTCTGGGCGGGCATCGCCGGTTTCCTCAAGACCACCCGCGGGGTGAGCGAGGTCGTCTCGACGATCATGCTCAACTCCATCGCGACCGCACTGATCGCCTGGCTGATCCTGCCGAAGAACTTCGGTGAGCAGCCCGCCGGTTCCAACAACCTGACCACCGGCGACATCCCGGAGTCCGCCTGGTTCCCCGGTCTGTCCATGGGTGCCGACGCGGGGGAGATCTACGGGTTCACCTTCGTCGCGGCCGCCTGCGGTGTCGTCTACTGGTTCGTCCTGAACCGCACCCGCTTCGGCTTCGACCTGCGGGCCACGGGCGAGAGCGAGAGCGCCGCCCAGGCCTCCGGAGTGGACGCCAAGAAGATGGTGCTCACCTCGATGCTGATCTCCGGAGCCGTCGCCGGCCTGGCCGGCATGCCGACGCTCCTCGGAGACACGCACACGTACAGCCTCGACTTCCCGACCGGAATCGGTTTCACCGGCATCACCATCGCCCTGCTGGGCCGGAACAACCCGATAGGCATCGCGTTCAGCGCGCTGCTGATCGCCTTCCTGGACAAGACGTCCGCCTCTCTCGACCAGTTCGGGTACGAGAAGGAGATCGCCACGATCATGCAGGGCCTGATCGTGATCTCGGTCGTCGTCAGTTACGAACTCGTCCGCCGTTACGGAACCCGCCGCCAGCAGCAGAAGGTCGGCGAGGAGCTCGCCGCCGGTCATGCCCTCACGACCGAGAAGGAGGCCGCACTGTGA
- a CDS encoding BMP family lipoprotein codes for MRRITRIATVGLASAALALSATACGGKSSSDAGSDSKEAKAALAYDIGGRGDQSFNDAAYAGLVKAEKELGFKGAEAEPSDGESDADKVQRLTTLARAGNNPVIGVGFAYAPAIKKVAPKFPKITFGIIDDASVTGENIANLVFNEEQGSYLAGVAAAKVTKTKTVGFLGGVETPLIKKFQAGFEQGVKDTDPSVKVLSQYLTQPPNFDGFSKPDLGKAAAQGQLDKKADVVYAAAGNAGSGSIEATAKAGKWAIGVDSDQYSQKGLAAYKAQILTSVTKDVSGSVFNLIKSVKDGKPQTGEIRFGLDKDGVGLAGSNPAFAKMTEVTAAVDKAKKAIIDGTVTVKTTP; via the coding sequence TTGCGCCGGATCACCCGGATTGCCACCGTGGGCCTTGCGTCCGCGGCGCTTGCGCTCAGTGCCACCGCCTGTGGCGGTAAGTCCTCGTCAGATGCTGGTTCCGACTCCAAGGAGGCCAAGGCCGCCCTCGCGTACGACATCGGGGGCCGCGGCGACCAGTCGTTCAATGATGCCGCCTATGCCGGACTGGTCAAGGCCGAGAAGGAACTCGGCTTCAAGGGCGCCGAGGCCGAACCGTCCGACGGTGAGTCGGACGCCGACAAGGTGCAGCGTCTCACCACGCTGGCCCGTGCCGGCAACAACCCGGTGATCGGCGTCGGGTTCGCGTACGCGCCCGCCATCAAGAAGGTCGCGCCGAAGTTCCCGAAGATCACCTTCGGCATCATCGACGACGCCTCGGTGACCGGCGAGAACATCGCCAACCTGGTCTTCAACGAGGAGCAGGGCTCGTACCTCGCGGGCGTCGCCGCCGCCAAGGTCACCAAGACGAAGACGGTCGGCTTCCTCGGCGGTGTGGAGACCCCGCTGATCAAGAAGTTCCAGGCGGGCTTCGAGCAGGGCGTCAAGGACACCGACCCGTCGGTGAAGGTCCTGTCGCAGTACCTGACCCAGCCGCCGAACTTCGACGGCTTCTCCAAGCCCGACCTCGGCAAGGCCGCCGCCCAGGGGCAGCTCGACAAGAAGGCCGATGTCGTCTACGCCGCGGCCGGTAACGCCGGCTCGGGCTCGATCGAGGCCACGGCCAAGGCGGGCAAGTGGGCCATCGGCGTCGACTCCGACCAGTACAGCCAGAAGGGTCTGGCGGCCTACAAGGCGCAGATCCTGACCTCGGTCACCAAGGACGTCTCGGGATCCGTCTTCAACCTGATCAAGTCGGTCAAGGACGGCAAGCCGCAGACCGGTGAGATCCGCTTCGGCCTGGACAAGGACGGTGTCGGCCTGGCCGGCTCCAACCCGGCCTTCGCCAAGATGACCGAGGTCACCGCCGCTGTCGACAAGGCGAAGAAGGCCATCATCGACGGCACGGTCACGGTCAAGACCACCCCGTAG
- a CDS encoding cytidine deaminase, translating into MTAAPEVDWAALRSAARSAMTRAYVPYSHYPVGAAARVDDGRTVSGCNVENASYGLGLCAECGLVSQLHATGGGRLTHFTCVDGAGEILVPCGRCRQLLYEFGGPELVLQTPDGLRTLDEMLPQAFGPDHLKPDHLKPDHLKP; encoded by the coding sequence GTGACGGCCGCCCCGGAGGTCGACTGGGCGGCGCTGCGGAGCGCCGCACGGTCCGCCATGACGCGTGCGTACGTCCCCTACTCGCACTACCCGGTCGGCGCGGCGGCCCGCGTCGACGACGGGCGTACGGTGTCCGGCTGCAACGTCGAGAACGCCTCGTACGGCCTCGGGCTGTGCGCCGAGTGCGGCCTGGTCTCCCAGCTCCACGCCACCGGCGGCGGCCGGCTGACCCACTTCACCTGCGTGGACGGGGCCGGCGAGATCCTGGTGCCGTGCGGCAGGTGCAGGCAGTTGCTGTACGAGTTCGGCGGGCCGGAGCTGGTCCTTCAGACGCCGGACGGGCTGCGCACGCTCGACGAGATGCTGCCACAGGCGTTCGGACCGGACCACCTGAAGCCGGACCACCTGAAGCCGGACCACCTGAAGCCGTAG
- a CDS encoding thymidine phosphorylase — MDAISVIRTKRDRGELTPEQIDWVVDAYTRGEVADEQMSALAMAILLNGMNRTEIARWTAAMIASGERMDFASLSRPTTDKHSTGGVGDKITLPLAPLVAACGAAVPQLSGRGLGHTGGTLDKLESIPGWRAHLSNEAMLSVLDTTGAVICAAGDGLAPADKKLYALRDVTGTVEAIPLIASSIMSKKIAEGTGALVLDVKVGSGAFMKTLDDARELASTMVALGTDSGVRTVALLTDMATPLGLTAGNALEVRESVEVLAGGGPKDVVDLTLALAREMLDAAGLKDADPEKALADGSAMDVWRRMISAQGGDPDAPLPFAREQHVVTAPATGVLTRLDAYDIGVAAWRLGAGRARKEDPVQAGAGVELHAKPGDTVTAGQPLLTLHTDTPEKFDYALNALPSSYDIAPEGTEFTPTPVVRERIA, encoded by the coding sequence ATGGACGCCATCTCCGTCATCCGCACCAAGCGGGACCGAGGCGAGCTGACCCCCGAGCAGATCGACTGGGTCGTCGACGCGTACACCCGCGGTGAGGTCGCCGACGAGCAGATGTCCGCGCTGGCCATGGCGATCCTGCTGAACGGCATGAACCGCACCGAGATCGCCCGCTGGACCGCCGCGATGATCGCCTCCGGGGAGCGCATGGACTTCGCGTCGCTCTCCCGGCCCACCACCGACAAGCACTCCACCGGCGGCGTCGGCGACAAGATCACCCTGCCGCTCGCCCCGCTGGTCGCCGCGTGTGGCGCCGCCGTGCCGCAGCTCAGCGGGCGCGGCCTCGGCCACACCGGCGGCACCCTCGACAAGCTGGAGTCCATCCCCGGCTGGCGCGCCCACCTCTCGAACGAGGCGATGCTGAGCGTCCTGGACACCACCGGCGCGGTGATCTGCGCCGCCGGTGACGGGCTCGCCCCCGCCGACAAGAAGCTGTACGCCCTCCGCGATGTCACCGGCACCGTGGAGGCCATCCCGCTGATCGCCAGCTCGATCATGTCCAAGAAGATCGCCGAGGGCACCGGCGCACTCGTCCTGGACGTCAAGGTCGGCTCGGGCGCCTTCATGAAGACCCTCGACGACGCCCGCGAGCTGGCCTCCACCATGGTCGCGCTGGGCACCGACAGCGGGGTGCGGACGGTCGCGCTGCTCACCGACATGGCCACCCCGCTCGGCCTGACCGCGGGCAACGCCCTGGAGGTGCGCGAGTCGGTCGAGGTGCTGGCCGGCGGCGGCCCGAAGGACGTCGTGGACCTCACCCTGGCCCTCGCCCGCGAGATGCTGGACGCGGCCGGGCTCAAGGACGCCGACCCGGAGAAGGCCCTCGCCGACGGCTCCGCGATGGACGTCTGGCGCCGGATGATCTCCGCCCAGGGCGGCGACCCGGACGCCCCGCTCCCGTTCGCCCGCGAACAGCACGTCGTAACGGCCCCGGCCACCGGCGTACTGACCCGCCTCGACGCGTACGACATCGGCGTCGCCGCCTGGCGCCTCGGCGCGGGCCGGGCCCGCAAGGAGGACCCGGTGCAGGCGGGCGCGGGCGTCGAACTGCACGCCAAGCCGGGTGACACGGTCACGGCCGGACAGCCGTTGCTGACGCTGCACACCGACACCCCGGAGAAGTTCGACTACGCGCTGAACGCCCTGCCCTCCTCGTACGACATCGCCCCGGAGGGCACGGAGTTCACGCCGACGCCGGTCGTGCGCGAGCGCATCGCGTAA
- a CDS encoding ABC transporter ATP-binding protein codes for MSGQGECVINASTSPPAVVLHGITKRFPGVVANHDIDITIRKGTVHALVGENGAGKSTLMKILYGMQKPDEGTITVDGAEVAFGSPADAIARGIGMVHQHFMLADNFTVLENVVLGGEKLHGIGAAARKKVMEISDAYGLGVRPDALVEDLGVADRQRVEILKVLYRGARILILDEPTAVLVPQEVDALFDNLRELKAEGLTVIFISHKLGEVLSVADDITVIRRGTTVGTADPANTTTKQLAELMVGSELPSPETRESTVTDVPMLRVENLALGVTDPDGVVRDVLAGIDFTIHKGEVLGIAGVEGNGQTELIEALIGMRDPDSGAITLDGDDISHVPTRKRRESGIGYIPEDRHRHGVLLEASLWENRILGHVTERPNSRGWLLDIKAARADTERIVREYDVRTPGIEVTAASLSGGNQQKLIVGREMSHAPKLLIAAHPTRGVDVGAQAQIWDQIREARREGLAVLLISADLDELIGLSDTLRVMYRGRLVADADPGTITPEELGSAMTGAATGHLEAAPEDEA; via the coding sequence CTGTCCGGCCAAGGAGAGTGCGTCATCAACGCGTCCACCAGCCCCCCCGCCGTAGTACTGCACGGCATCACCAAGCGTTTCCCAGGCGTCGTCGCCAACCACGACATCGACATCACCATCCGTAAGGGCACGGTTCACGCCCTCGTCGGTGAGAACGGCGCCGGCAAGTCCACTCTGATGAAGATCCTCTACGGCATGCAGAAGCCGGACGAGGGCACCATCACGGTCGACGGGGCCGAGGTGGCGTTCGGCAGCCCGGCCGACGCCATCGCGCGCGGCATCGGCATGGTGCACCAGCACTTCATGCTCGCCGACAACTTCACCGTCCTGGAGAACGTGGTTCTCGGTGGTGAGAAGCTGCACGGCATCGGCGCCGCCGCACGCAAGAAGGTCATGGAGATCTCGGACGCGTACGGTCTGGGGGTCCGGCCCGACGCGCTCGTCGAGGACCTCGGCGTCGCCGACCGGCAGCGCGTGGAGATCCTCAAGGTCCTCTACCGGGGCGCCCGCATCCTGATCCTGGACGAGCCGACGGCCGTGCTCGTCCCGCAGGAGGTCGACGCGCTCTTCGACAACCTGCGCGAACTCAAGGCGGAGGGCCTGACCGTCATCTTCATCTCGCACAAGCTGGGCGAGGTGCTGTCGGTCGCCGACGACATCACGGTGATCCGCCGCGGCACGACGGTCGGCACCGCCGACCCGGCGAACACCACCACCAAGCAGCTCGCCGAGCTGATGGTCGGCAGCGAACTGCCCTCGCCCGAGACCCGGGAATCCACGGTGACGGACGTTCCGATGCTCCGTGTCGAGAACCTCGCGCTCGGCGTCACCGACCCGGACGGCGTGGTACGCGACGTGCTGGCCGGCATCGACTTCACCATCCACAAGGGTGAGGTGCTGGGCATTGCCGGGGTCGAGGGCAACGGCCAGACCGAGTTGATCGAGGCCCTGATCGGCATGCGGGACCCCGACAGCGGGGCGATCACCCTCGACGGCGACGACATCTCGCACGTCCCCACGCGCAAGCGACGCGAGAGCGGCATCGGTTACATCCCCGAGGACCGGCACCGGCACGGTGTGCTGCTGGAGGCCTCGCTCTGGGAGAACCGGATACTCGGCCACGTCACGGAAAGGCCCAACAGCCGGGGCTGGCTGCTGGACATCAAGGCGGCCCGCGCCGACACCGAACGGATCGTGCGCGAGTACGACGTCCGCACCCCGGGCATCGAGGTCACCGCGGCCTCCCTCTCCGGCGGCAACCAGCAGAAGCTGATCGTCGGCCGGGAGATGAGCCACGCGCCGAAACTGCTGATCGCCGCGCACCCCACCCGCGGAGTGGACGTCGGCGCACAGGCGCAGATCTGGGACCAGATCCGGGAGGCGCGCCGCGAGGGCCTCGCCGTCCTGCTCATCTCGGCGGACCTGGACGAGCTGATCGGGCTCTCCGACACCCTGCGCGTCATGTACCGCGGCCGGCTGGTCGCCGACGCCGACCCCGGCACCATCACCCCGGAGGAACTGGGCTCGGCCATGACCGGCGCCGCCACCGGTCATCTCGAGGCAGCACCGGAGGACGAGGCCTGA